The Mercenaria mercenaria strain notata chromosome 6, MADL_Memer_1, whole genome shotgun sequence genome contains the following window.
AGTGCTGGTCAATTTCGAAGTCTAGCATACAAAGGTTTTGTCCTGCCATACCAGATTTTATTACATAACCGTTACATTAAATCATCAAACAATGGGGAAAAATCCTATACATttcacagaaaatttattttcttatagAAAAAGGCTGCTAAATTTTAAGGCCTTTGAACAAACATTACTCAAAAATGGAAGTTATTTTGTTGGAAAATAGCTTACAAAGGTGATTAAGCACATGATGGATAataaacaaaactggaaaatAACCTGTAGAGGTTAAAGCTGTGATAACAAATCCATTCGAAAGTAACATGTACAAATGGCAACTAGTTCTCTGAACACTATATAAAAAGACATTTCTAGCTCTTTGTGCAGCAAAATGTATCTCTAATACTATACCCATGTAGTTTTACTACATTACATTTCCCTTATTTTGTAATTCAAAAAACAATGTAAATCTCAATTTATAAAACAgcttataattacatgtatatacatacccCAGTATAACAAAGCTTTTCAATACATGCCTGTAATATTCCTTTTAaaaatcataattgagccgtgccatgagaaaaccaacatagtgggtttgcgaccagcatggatccagaccagcctgcgcatccgcacagtctggtcaggatccatgctgttcgctttcagagcctatagcaattagagaaactgttagcgaacagcatggatcctgaccagactgcgcggatgcgcaggctggtctggatccatgctggtcgcaaacgcactatgttggttttctcatggcacggttcatataacccctatatataacttataagcaGATTCCCAGACAACATCCCAGTAACACCCATCCTATACTCATCTTCACATATGTAGACAAGATTTCCACTTCATTTTTTACAGCttcaaaactgacatttttttcaacattaattttacCCACAAACAAATATAACTTTACAGTATCATAATGATTCATACATGCAAAGTTTTGataaaggaataaggtcagtaattcggttgaaaatgtgcttccgtggtgtagtcgaaagaagtccaaagtaaatagatcctaattttcccatttttttttgcgcaaatttGTGTAGAATGAGTGCTTTCatcacactttttcactgctagACTACATTCTGCATGAACTGAGATGGTTTTCATGGTTATACACCCTGTATAACAGGTTTTGCAGATCAAAACCATATGACTTTGTGCCATTTTTAGGGTACatgtagcagaccacaactgactggcatttcactagaaactattcaacccccttttttcttttcattttttcgttaatttatgatagaactttcatgaaaaaataggtgtaggaaaaagtgatgttctataaagatatgtaaagacgacctgaagttgtcgtttttataagaaacaaaggaggatttgaattactgacctttaacctaaaaaactttgtattttatatacattttgtacattgtatatgtttttaaatatggGAAATTTTGTCTGCCTACCCTAAAATCAGCAGACAGTGGGGATTTTGTCCTACGCTTTTGACTTATATGATAAATACACTGTTCTCATGTATCACAAACAAGTTTGTTCACATTCCGCTTCAATCACAGCGACAAATCTATCACAAGTCAACCTTTGGTCCCATACCTAATGGAATAGCTTTAATCTCTGTCCTCATACACAAAAATTCTGCGAGAACTGTCATTAAAGTCACTCCACATAAATTTAAAATCCACCATGATACTGTATGTGGTATGTGTCCATTGTAAATCCAACATATGATAAACTGTATGAAATGCATCGTGATGGCAAAGTCTAAACACTGCTTTGTTCTACCTACTATGAACCAGAGTCCTAatgcactgaaaaaaaacaaacaaaggaaaagtTATCATATATTAACTATTAATAAGTCGCATAAGGTGGGACAGATTGTGTAACACAATTTTGTCTGGTACACTACATCAATTTCACCTGAATTTTAATCATTGGGCTATTCTAGAAAATATCTACCCCTACCACTGTGGAAGCAGTTTTAAAACAAGaacaccgccttgcgggtgctaacgctcatctgattttatttttttaatagaaatattgtcctacccatgattttctaagtctaaaaagggccatcatacttgcaaaaagcaggataaagttatgtttcttgatgtacagcgtccgcttacgatggtgaaaaactgctgcaagttttaaagcaatagctttgatagtttataagaaaagctgacttaaacataatactcaaccaagaaaactgattttctaagtccaaaaggggcaataattattgcaaaaagcacgatggacttatgtttcttgatgtacagggtcagcttatgatggtgaacaagtgttgcaagttttaaagcaatagctttgatagttttggagaaaaactgacctaaacataaaacttaaccaggcaacgccaattccgacgccgatcaagtgatgacaataactcatctttttttttaggagaaaagctgacctaaacatgaaacttaacaaagaaaactgattttctaagtccaaaaggggcaataattcctgcaaaatgcaggatggagttatgtttcttgatgtacagggtcaccttatgatggtgaacaagtgttgcaagttccaaagcaatagttttgacagtttaggagaaaatttgacctaaacataaaacttaaccaagaaatctgatattttctaagtacaaaaggggccataaatcttgcaaaaagcaggatggagttatgtttcttgctgtacagggtcagcttatgatggtgaacaagtattgcaagtttcaaagcaatagctttgatagttttggagaaaaactgacctaaacataaaacttaaccaggcaacgccaattccgacgccgatcaagtgatgacaataactcatctttttttttttcaaaaaatcagatgagctaaaaagaaaattacCCCATTACCCCCTCCCAAAGACATTTTATGCCCCCCCACATTCTCTCCCTTCCAAAACCCGGTTACCTCAAAATACCCCCATCCCCTATCTCAAAAATAGCCCCTCCCCACTGGGTCCCTCCAAACAACCCTCTTCCCCTTTGTTTGTAAAATACCCTCCTCCCCCAGCTTGAGAACTGCTTCCACAATACACAAACAAAATACACACCAAATTACCTTTGTCCCAAAAAATTCTGCTTCCACAGGGGTGTGtagatattttctgaaatagccCTATTTTCAGTCAGGCTAACTGCGCGCCCATCAATTTGGTACACCTGCGAGACATGCAGAATTATTCGACCAAAACATAGCTTCATGATTTAAGCGTACCTATCACGATAGGATGGCCCAGTTTGTATCAATCAAGCCAATCTATACATGTGCTTGatacattatattacataaatttaaatgtacaaggcatattagaatcaaatgTAGATGTAGCATGTTTTTgattaatttaaacataattaatcAATTATTCTCCTCTCAGAATAATTCAGAGCCCCTACACACTTATGAAATTGTATACCCACTACTAAAGCGTGAAGCTTTTTCACAACTACCACTAAAAAAATTTCATACCTGGTCAAACAGTTCAATGCATACGCTATAGTATTAGCTTTCCCAGGGCCCTCTGTAAATAAACCTTTATCCtggaataaacaaacactttatattttaataattttcacaaGGGCCATGTTGGAAATGGCCATTCCCTACTCCCTGAAGCAAATGTTTAGAGTAAAAGGTGgccaaatgaaaaaatatttttctaaagagTGAAATACATGTGTATTAGTGAGAGAAGAAACTGCTAATAGTTTTAGAGTTTTGCTTCAAACCAATGTGTTATGAGTAAAtcaaataaagggagataattcaaaaagtgaaCAATGCGGAGTTGTGGTTCTTATAAATACAATTCACTTCCTGTCAATGCCCTTTGTTATTGTGTTAAGTTAGTTCTGCACATCTAATAAACAAGAAGtaatggcgtaatgtcatttatctggataacatagaataaagcctgggttGGGCATatggaaatcattttatgaattagtGGCAAACTGTgagtaattttattaaaacagcCACGTTCCTAtgtttctaaagataaaatatgatatcaaaacacttaaaaacgttaaataattccaaataatgtcttaaaatcagtgTGAAAGCTTCATCATATTATTACAGATGGTATGTTTATTTATGACCGAGAAGTTTGAATTAAAATCTGCACTGTAGAAAAAATTCTGTTCACAAAAAATTTCCAATTTTGTTGTTTTCCTATCctattatgaaaacttgtttgaGGTCCTAACTTTTcaaagcaaaaaatcaagcacatgaacCTATCTTTTTTTATCTGTTCaatatattctgaagttctgAAAAATCACAGTTAtatcaaattctatattgtagaacAAATTCTGATATGTGCAGAACTGTGACctcaagttttaataaaattcctACAGTTTTAGAATTTATACTCTCGACTAGTGTTATGGATGGGTCTGATGCACACATACACACGGATGGAGACAATTACCTTTATTCTTTCAGCAGAAGGAAAATAAATGATATGAACACTTTAGTTTTTCCTAGTATACTGACTCTCAGTGCtcatttaatataaattattttgtgtcAGTTTCGAATCCTGCCAAATCAGCAGCAATATGAGTTAATCTATTCCGTGACTATTTAgtctgtaataataataacaactctAAGCAAGAGCTGTCTAATTACAGTGCACTCAACTATTTCAAGTCCTTCCACCTAATACTAACTTACATTATATAAAGTTTTCTAacttgaaaaaggggcataattttgccaaaatgtaagccagaTTTATGAAACTTGCCAAGTGAGTTCATCCCATGATGTCAATCTGAAAACATCTGGTCAAGTAATTTCTGAAAAACATACTTATatgcaaaactgtcacaaaatttctGTGTTAAAACggagcataattttgacaaaaatacagttttatgtAACTTGCTACATGAGGTAATCTCATGATGCCAACgacgtgtgtgaagtttgaaagcatttagccaagcagtttctgagaaacatgcttacatacataacattaacctgaaattctaagttaaaagggggcacaattttcacaaaataatcgctagagttatgttacttgtccTGAGATGTCATCTCATGATGGTAAAGC
Protein-coding sequences here:
- the LOC123549224 gene encoding protein SYS1 homolog: MLENLLRGRFGRMVGTFRSNVWDPVLIISQIISLQCQFIVTLGVWVYILNFICGYDTTIDQLFKQADKGLFTEGPGKANTIAYALNCLTSALGLWFIVGRTKQCLDFAITMHFIQFIICWIYNGHIPHTVSWWILNLCGVTLMTVLAEFLCMRTEIKAIPLGMGPKVDL